In one window of Vibrio sp. JC009 DNA:
- a CDS encoding flagellar assembly protein FlgT, translated as MKKMIFTLIPALFSLLFSALAHSEWYEVTGSTTYVSSEETARVHALEDALYKAMKYSGADIGTISNLSPFLSVAKSEYQFTNHEVRYIRVVESNASDGKMTLRAQMDIYPSARGCHVDQYKKTFLVGNVDLASPQQAVMGQIYSIGDDFSHVVNRQLDQESVSFVSVGTTDYQIDRNQPATLQMIAEDTNAQYIIGGVITDMTATIEQKVLGKDSINRQFALEMQIYDGKTGHEVYSRAYREVANWPFPKTSKVDTRSARFWASTYGEMLLRVSRNIMLDMETELSCKITLPEVVAVHGDMVTIDLGRIHGVKVGDKLQLWHTGSFIDQHGIPRNKVSQSEVTYTVTRTYDQESELVIDQPHLASSVQIGDVLHKEIY; from the coding sequence ATGAAAAAAATGATTTTCACATTAATTCCAGCTCTGTTTTCGCTACTATTCAGTGCCTTAGCACATTCTGAATGGTACGAAGTCACTGGCAGCACAACCTATGTTTCATCAGAAGAGACGGCAAGGGTACACGCTCTGGAAGATGCGCTATATAAGGCGATGAAGTATTCAGGTGCCGATATTGGCACCATTAGCAATCTTAGCCCCTTTCTTAGCGTGGCCAAGTCTGAATACCAGTTCACCAACCATGAGGTCCGCTACATCCGGGTTGTAGAATCCAATGCAAGTGATGGAAAAATGACGCTCAGAGCCCAGATGGATATTTACCCGTCGGCAAGAGGTTGCCATGTGGACCAGTATAAGAAGACATTTCTGGTCGGTAATGTTGACCTTGCCTCTCCTCAGCAGGCGGTAATGGGACAGATTTACAGCATTGGCGATGACTTTAGCCATGTCGTTAACCGTCAGTTGGATCAGGAATCGGTCAGCTTTGTCTCCGTGGGTACAACCGATTACCAGATTGACAGAAATCAGCCTGCCACGCTGCAGATGATCGCTGAAGATACCAACGCCCAGTACATCATCGGCGGCGTAATTACCGATATGACAGCAACTATAGAGCAGAAAGTTCTGGGTAAAGACTCCATCAACCGACAGTTTGCGCTGGAAATGCAGATTTATGACGGCAAGACCGGCCATGAGGTTTATAGCCGGGCCTACCGTGAAGTGGCTAACTGGCCGTTTCCGAAGACCAGTAAGGTTGATACCCGAAGCGCCCGTTTCTGGGCTTCCACATACGGTGAGATGCTGTTAAGAGTCAGCCGCAATATTATGCTGGATATGGAAACAGAGCTGTCGTGCAAAATTACGCTGCCGGAAGTGGTTGCCGTTCATGGCGATATGGTCACCATAGACCTTGGCCGTATTCATGGCGTCAAAGTCGGCGATAAGCTGCAACTCTGGCACACAGGTTCTTTTATTGACCAGCACGGCATACCAAGGAATAAGGTTTCTCAGAGTGAAGTGACTTACACTGTGACCAGAACCTATGATCAGGAGTCAGAGCTTGTGATTGACCAGCCGCACCTTGCCAGCAGCGTACAGATTGGCGATGTGCTGCATAAAGAGATTTATTAG
- a CDS encoding methyl-accepting chemotaxis protein, whose amino-acid sequence MQLSVRQKLLAVVLPLLVTLLYFSGSLIYDSLNKKTSAQSIYQFVELSAYNSRLVHELQKERGMSAGYLGSKGKKFKDKLSQQRKQTDSRLADLKKYLSEHGETLEKYPELWIVIDTANNMLKKITSMRQGITTQITPLGEALKYYTTLNGHLLSVPGLAVSVSEVADISRSLAAYYEYLQGKERAGIERAVLSNTFGGGKFGPGMFKKFVTLVSEQNSYFSTFQVYAFADQVASYTRMIQQAPFSEVDGYRQKAFSGDLNQNAEEWFAASTRRINLLKEKEEILTEQILSLSSGIVSKQQTAFLCYLSISVALLIATGLLSYRLIRGVSAQVEELNDTMKLASNKILTSRCSVVSQDELGDIANNLNRMLDEFTLAIQVISQSSEQLATASEESTLTVKASADQLKSEQAQVLQVVAAIEQMSASVKEVAGHIQATSDEAGNANQLVSESSSSVDDSAVAIDTVSRTIESTSGTISDLHESSGKISGFVGVIQGIAEQTNLLALNAAIEAARAGDAGRGFAVVADEVRSLAQRTQESTQEIENMVGKLQEYSNSAYAQVNDAKSLAFDSVGKTQDVKAKLEDVVSAIDNISRMAVQIAAAAEQQVAATQEISSNAQGISDSVKTSAESGEQIAIAAQEQAGLADKLQNLAAEFKV is encoded by the coding sequence ATGCAACTGAGTGTCAGACAAAAGCTGCTTGCTGTTGTACTTCCTTTGCTTGTTACACTTCTCTATTTTTCCGGTAGCCTGATTTATGATTCGCTGAATAAGAAAACGTCAGCGCAGTCTATTTATCAGTTCGTGGAGCTGTCGGCCTATAACAGCCGGCTGGTTCATGAGCTTCAGAAAGAACGGGGTATGTCGGCTGGATATTTAGGCTCCAAAGGTAAAAAATTTAAGGACAAGCTGAGTCAGCAGAGAAAGCAGACCGATAGCCGCCTTGCCGATCTTAAAAAATACCTTTCAGAACATGGTGAGACCCTTGAGAAGTACCCTGAACTCTGGATAGTGATTGATACAGCAAACAATATGCTGAAAAAAATTACGTCAATGAGGCAGGGGATTACCACCCAAATTACCCCTCTGGGCGAGGCGTTGAAATACTATACGACACTGAACGGACATCTGTTATCCGTTCCCGGGCTGGCGGTAAGTGTTTCCGAGGTGGCGGATATCAGCCGCTCGCTTGCGGCATACTATGAATATTTGCAGGGCAAAGAGAGGGCCGGTATTGAGCGGGCAGTATTAAGCAATACATTCGGTGGTGGTAAATTTGGACCGGGCATGTTTAAGAAGTTTGTCACTCTGGTGAGTGAGCAGAACAGTTACTTCTCTACTTTTCAGGTTTATGCCTTCGCTGATCAGGTTGCTTCTTATACCAGGATGATCCAGCAGGCTCCTTTTTCTGAAGTGGATGGATACAGACAAAAAGCCTTTTCAGGTGATTTAAATCAGAATGCGGAAGAGTGGTTTGCCGCATCAACCCGGCGGATTAATCTTCTGAAAGAGAAGGAAGAGATTCTGACTGAGCAGATTCTGTCTCTTTCGTCCGGCATAGTATCAAAGCAGCAGACGGCATTTTTATGTTATTTGTCGATTTCTGTTGCCCTTCTTATTGCTACCGGATTGTTAAGTTACAGGCTGATTCGCGGGGTCAGTGCCCAGGTGGAAGAGCTTAATGACACCATGAAACTTGCGTCCAATAAGATTCTGACCTCTCGCTGCAGCGTTGTAAGCCAGGATGAGCTTGGTGATATAGCGAATAACCTGAACCGCATGCTTGATGAATTTACGCTTGCGATACAGGTGATTTCTCAGTCCAGTGAGCAGCTCGCCACTGCATCTGAAGAATCAACGCTTACGGTGAAAGCGAGCGCCGACCAGCTAAAATCCGAACAGGCTCAGGTACTTCAGGTAGTGGCTGCGATAGAACAGATGAGCGCTTCGGTTAAAGAAGTGGCCGGCCACATTCAGGCGACATCAGATGAAGCCGGCAACGCAAATCAGCTGGTGTCGGAAAGCAGTAGCTCAGTAGATGACTCTGCTGTTGCCATTGATACGGTTTCCAGAACGATTGAGTCCACATCCGGAACAATTAGCGACCTTCATGAAAGCAGTGGCAAGATCTCCGGATTTGTTGGTGTGATACAGGGAATTGCTGAGCAGACTAATTTGTTGGCCCTGAATGCTGCCATCGAAGCGGCAAGGGCAGGAGATGCGGGACGGGGTTTTGCCGTTGTGGCTGATGAAGTCCGCTCGCTTGCACAGAGAACGCAGGAGTCGACGCAGGAAATTGAGAATATGGTAGGCAAGTTACAGGAATACAGTAACAGCGCCTATGCTCAGGTTAATGATGCAAAATCTCTGGCCTTTGACAGTGTGGGAAAAACACAGGATGTAAAGGCGAAGCTTGAGGATGTTGTTTCGGCAATAGACAATATTTCACGAATGGCGGTTCAGATAGCCGCGGCGGCAGAGCAGCAGGTTGCGGCAACACAGGAAATTTCGTCCAATGCTCAGGGTATTAGTGACAGTGTGAAGACCTCTGCCGAAAGTGGCGAGCAAATTGCGATAGCAGCGCAGGAGCAGGCAGGACTTGCGGATAAACTTCAGAACCTGGCTGCTGAGTTTAAAGTTTGA
- a CDS encoding 1-propanol dehydrogenase PduQ — protein sequence MTQFYGKTKVCYGKNAMDNLHKLPGKDVFIVTDGFIAKTGFVDQVKSHLSKGVTSTIFDKVEADPSLDTITAATHLFMKSGSNAIIAIGGGSAIDAAKAVAYFATQADSVRQPPYLVAIPTTSGTGSEVTSISVVTDKKKGIKIPLQDETLTPDLAILDARFTRTMPPSITAATGMDVLTHAIEAYVSNRANLFTSIYAENAIKIVFKYLPRAYASGEDMEAREQLLLASCMAGMAFNNSGLGITHSVAHSLGGLFHIPHGIANAVLLPSVIEFNSFDACIQYQKLASFLGLPASSMDEGTSSFLEAIRQLNASLDIPCRISGLDINENEYVSNIPTMTNNILHDICTVTNPKKASYDDVIQLLRKAW from the coding sequence ATGACACAGTTTTATGGAAAAACAAAAGTTTGCTACGGCAAAAATGCCATGGATAACCTTCATAAGTTACCAGGAAAAGATGTTTTTATTGTCACAGATGGTTTTATCGCTAAAACAGGCTTTGTTGATCAGGTAAAAAGTCACTTATCAAAAGGTGTTACAAGCACGATTTTCGATAAAGTTGAAGCTGATCCTTCCTTAGATACGATAACAGCTGCTACACATCTCTTTATGAAAAGTGGCTCAAATGCAATTATTGCTATCGGTGGAGGCTCTGCGATTGATGCAGCTAAAGCGGTTGCTTACTTTGCAACTCAGGCCGATTCGGTACGTCAACCGCCTTACCTTGTTGCTATTCCTACGACGAGTGGTACAGGTTCAGAAGTGACCTCAATTTCTGTTGTCACGGACAAAAAAAAAGGTATCAAAATCCCTCTTCAGGATGAAACTCTTACCCCTGATCTTGCCATTTTAGATGCGCGGTTTACACGAACAATGCCACCGTCTATTACCGCAGCAACAGGTATGGATGTGTTAACTCATGCAATTGAAGCATACGTCTCAAACCGGGCAAATCTCTTTACCTCGATTTATGCGGAAAATGCCATCAAGATTGTTTTCAAGTATTTGCCTCGTGCCTATGCAAGCGGCGAAGATATGGAAGCACGTGAGCAACTGCTTCTGGCTTCCTGTATGGCAGGAATGGCCTTTAATAATAGTGGATTAGGAATAACTCATAGTGTTGCTCATAGCCTTGGAGGTCTATTTCATATTCCTCATGGCATTGCAAATGCGGTGTTATTGCCTTCTGTTATCGAGTTCAACAGCTTTGATGCATGTATACAATATCAAAAGCTTGCGAGCTTTTTAGGGCTACCGGCTTCATCGATGGATGAAGGTACGAGTTCATTTTTAGAGGCGATACGTCAACTTAATGCATCTTTGGATATTCCATGTCGAATCAGCGGATTGGATATTAATGAAAATGAATATGTTAGCAATATACCAACGATGACCAATAATATTCTTCATGATATCTGTACAGTAACTAATCCTAAAAAAGCTTCCTATGACGACGTGATTCAGTTGTTAAGAAAAGCGTGGTGA
- the pduA gene encoding propanediol utilization microcompartment protein PduA produces MNALGMVETKGLVGAIEAADAMVKSANVELVGREQVGSGLVTVMVRGDVGAVKAATDAGAAAAGNVGEVVSVHVIPRPHHEVENVLPKVNK; encoded by the coding sequence ATGAACGCATTAGGTATGGTTGAAACAAAAGGTCTGGTTGGCGCAATTGAAGCGGCTGATGCAATGGTTAAATCTGCAAATGTTGAGCTGGTTGGTCGTGAGCAAGTTGGCAGTGGCCTGGTGACTGTAATGGTACGCGGTGATGTAGGTGCAGTAAAAGCCGCAACGGACGCAGGTGCTGCGGCGGCTGGTAATGTTGGTGAGGTTGTTAGTGTGCACGTTATTCCACGACCACATCATGAAGTGGAAAACGTACTGCCTAAAGTTAATAAGTAA
- a CDS encoding BMC domain-containing protein produces MDTLGVVETKTIASGVKLADEMLKIADVTLVRASTICSGRYLIFVSGTQSDVDMAVGHARLTNKLTGNFVISGISPELVAVLKKRLSVKTVQAIGLVESSTVSSGVAAADIAVKSADIDLIRFISGLGICGKSYFIFSGELAAVEEASKMAKEFLGTKYIESTVIARPEHDVVKAIIGVR; encoded by the coding sequence ATGGATACGCTTGGGGTCGTTGAAACAAAAACTATTGCATCAGGTGTAAAACTCGCTGATGAGATGCTCAAGATTGCAGACGTAACACTTGTTAGAGCCTCCACTATTTGCTCCGGCAGGTATCTGATTTTTGTATCGGGTACGCAATCTGATGTTGATATGGCTGTGGGTCATGCTCGTTTAACAAATAAATTAACCGGAAATTTTGTGATTTCCGGTATTTCACCAGAGCTGGTTGCGGTTCTGAAAAAAAGGCTATCAGTCAAAACTGTTCAGGCTATAGGTCTGGTTGAATCGAGTACGGTTTCTTCTGGTGTTGCAGCAGCGGATATTGCCGTAAAAAGTGCTGATATTGACTTGATTCGCTTTATTAGCGGGTTGGGAATATGCGGAAAATCTTATTTTATATTCAGTGGTGAGTTAGCTGCCGTTGAAGAGGCCAGCAAGATGGCCAAAGAATTTTTGGGGACGAAATACATCGAATCAACAGTGATTGCACGCCCGGAACATGACGTGGTTAAAGCAATAATAGGTGTGAGATAA
- a CDS encoding EutN/CcmL family microcompartment protein, with protein sequence MIVGKVIGNVWATRKENTLSGLKFMVVRYQDPVAAENKNSFVAVDCVGAGIGEQVLVVTGSSARMAIQNADAPVDAAIVGIVDEVQVSAE encoded by the coding sequence ATGATTGTAGGTAAAGTGATTGGTAATGTTTGGGCTACTCGAAAAGAGAATACGCTAAGCGGCCTCAAGTTTATGGTTGTTCGATATCAAGACCCGGTTGCAGCAGAAAACAAAAATAGCTTTGTGGCTGTTGATTGCGTTGGTGCTGGTATTGGTGAGCAAGTGCTGGTGGTTACCGGGAGCTCTGCACGTATGGCGATACAAAATGCAGATGCCCCTGTAGACGCAGCAATTGTTGGCATCGTTGATGAAGTGCAAGTGAGTGCGGAGTGA